A window of the Brachybacterium sacelli genome harbors these coding sequences:
- the alr gene encoding alanine racemase, with product MTIPIPAEDPRHVPNRAVIDPAAITQNTRALTGLLEEQTALMAVVKADGYGHGMLTAARAALEGGATWLGVAHPASALALARAGLDAHILTWLYEPRTAATVLPEVLSSGIDVSVGSPEMLALVAEAARQADRRARVHLKIDTGMGRNGVLPWQIRELGPAMAEDDYTQVVAAWTHLTSADDPADPATDQQVELFDSACEALADEVGPVPLQHIANSAALLTRPDLHRDLVRPGIALYGYPPVSTDVPLRPAMTLTSRLALVKEVPEGHSIGYGRIHSTAQRTRVGLVPLGYADGLHRAASDRCEVLVRTESGDRRAPQVGRISMDQIVIDLGPDSDARAGDEVFVFGDAGGVPNAPSATTADDWARAAGTIPYEILTSVSGRVTREVLS from the coding sequence ATGACCATTCCGATCCCTGCCGAGGACCCTCGGCACGTGCCCAACCGGGCCGTGATCGACCCCGCGGCGATCACCCAGAACACCCGGGCGCTGACCGGGCTGCTCGAGGAGCAGACGGCCCTGATGGCCGTGGTCAAGGCCGACGGCTACGGGCACGGCATGCTCACCGCCGCCCGGGCCGCGCTCGAGGGCGGCGCCACCTGGCTCGGCGTCGCCCATCCCGCCAGCGCGCTCGCCCTCGCCCGCGCCGGCCTCGATGCGCACATCCTCACCTGGCTGTACGAGCCGCGCACCGCCGCCACGGTGCTGCCCGAGGTGCTCTCCTCCGGGATCGACGTGTCGGTCGGCTCCCCGGAGATGCTCGCGCTGGTGGCCGAAGCCGCCCGCCAGGCAGACCGTCGGGCCCGCGTGCATCTGAAGATCGACACCGGCATGGGACGTAACGGCGTCCTGCCCTGGCAGATCCGCGAGCTCGGCCCGGCGATGGCCGAGGACGACTACACCCAGGTGGTCGCCGCCTGGACCCATCTCACCAGCGCGGACGACCCCGCCGACCCCGCGACGGACCAGCAGGTCGAACTGTTCGACTCGGCCTGCGAGGCGCTGGCCGACGAGGTCGGCCCCGTCCCCCTCCAGCACATCGCGAACTCCGCCGCACTGCTGACCCGCCCCGACCTGCACCGGGATCTCGTGCGTCCCGGCATCGCCCTGTACGGCTACCCGCCGGTCTCCACGGACGTGCCGCTGCGCCCCGCGATGACCCTCACCAGCCGCCTGGCCCTGGTCAAGGAGGTCCCCGAGGGGCACAGCATCGGCTACGGACGCATCCACAGCACGGCGCAGCGCACTCGCGTGGGCCTGGTCCCCCTCGGCTACGCCGACGGGCTCCACCGCGCCGCCAGCGACCGCTGCGAGGTGCTCGTGCGCACCGAGTCCGGTGACCGCCGCGCACCGCAGGTGGGCCGGATCAGCATGGACCAGATCGTCATCGACCTGGGCCCGGACTCCGACGCCCGCGCCGGGGACGAGGTGTTCGTCTTCGGTGACGCCGGGGGAGTGCCCAACGCCCCCTCCGCCACCACCGCCGACGACTGGGCGCGCGCCGCGGGGACCATCCCCTATGAGATCCTCACGTCCGTCTCCGGGAGGGTCACCCGGGAGGTGCTCTCGTGA
- a CDS encoding NAD(P)H-hydrate dehydratase has protein sequence MIRGYTAEDVRAAERPLLDAGEPLMQHAARALAGRAAERLRTPDEPQVVVLAGSGANGGDGLHAAALLRRQGILADAIATADGLHAGGSEALREAGGTLRALEDTDPEDLRAQLADADLVLDAIVGIGGRPEIPAHLTALLQEVRRSGVPVLAVDVPSFVDASTGQAAPGALAARETVTFGAVKAGLLLPGGADLAGRLHLVDLRLSEHLPPEPAVLRLGDADVQDLWPHPERDATKYSRGVVAIAAGSPRFPGAAVLTASGSARTGAGMVRVIAPQSVLDLVLRTRPEIVGHPAETVDPESIGRLDALVVGPGLPGDDPRTRAGAELLSISGGELGRGVLDAGGLDAIDPEHRFGPDVVLTPHRGEADRLAQRLGIGTELPGPELAAALAAATGATVLLKGAITLIAPGDGGPLRAQDDATPQLATAGTGDVLAGVLGTLLAAGLPGPDAATLAAILHGRAGRRASRDGVLPLVALDVAAHVPEALGTILAGALT, from the coding sequence ATGATCCGCGGCTACACCGCCGAGGACGTCCGCGCGGCGGAGCGCCCGCTGCTGGATGCCGGTGAGCCCCTCATGCAGCATGCCGCGCGCGCTCTCGCCGGCCGGGCCGCCGAGCGTCTGCGCACCCCTGACGAACCCCAGGTCGTGGTCCTCGCCGGCAGCGGCGCCAACGGCGGGGACGGGCTCCATGCCGCCGCCCTGCTGCGCCGCCAGGGGATCCTCGCCGACGCGATCGCCACCGCCGACGGGCTCCACGCGGGCGGATCGGAGGCCCTGCGGGAGGCCGGCGGCACGTTACGCGCCCTCGAGGACACCGATCCCGAGGACCTCCGCGCCCAGCTCGCCGACGCGGATCTGGTGCTGGATGCGATCGTCGGCATCGGCGGTCGCCCCGAGATCCCCGCCCACCTCACGGCGCTGCTCCAGGAGGTGCGCCGCAGCGGCGTCCCCGTGCTCGCGGTCGACGTGCCCAGCTTCGTGGACGCCTCCACCGGACAGGCGGCCCCCGGTGCCCTCGCGGCCCGGGAGACCGTCACCTTCGGCGCCGTCAAAGCGGGCCTGCTCCTGCCCGGCGGCGCCGACCTCGCCGGTCGCCTCCACCTCGTCGACCTCAGACTGAGCGAGCATCTCCCGCCCGAACCCGCAGTGCTCCGCCTGGGGGACGCCGACGTGCAGGACCTCTGGCCGCACCCGGAGCGAGATGCGACCAAGTACTCACGGGGCGTGGTCGCGATCGCCGCCGGCAGCCCGCGCTTCCCGGGCGCTGCCGTCCTGACCGCCTCGGGCTCGGCACGCACCGGTGCCGGGATGGTGCGCGTCATCGCCCCGCAGAGCGTGCTGGATCTCGTGCTGCGCACCCGCCCCGAGATCGTCGGGCATCCCGCCGAGACGGTGGACCCCGAGTCGATCGGTCGTCTGGACGCCCTCGTCGTGGGCCCGGGCCTGCCGGGTGATGATCCTCGCACCCGCGCCGGTGCGGAGCTGCTGAGCATCTCGGGAGGAGAGCTCGGCCGCGGCGTGCTCGATGCCGGCGGTCTCGACGCGATCGACCCGGAGCACCGCTTCGGCCCCGACGTCGTCCTCACCCCGCACCGCGGGGAAGCGGACCGATTGGCCCAGCGTCTCGGGATCGGCACGGAGCTCCCGGGACCCGAGCTCGCGGCCGCGCTCGCCGCGGCGACCGGGGCGACCGTCCTGCTCAAGGGCGCGATCACCCTCATCGCGCCCGGGGACGGCGGGCCGCTGCGCGCGCAGGACGACGCCACGCCCCAGCTCGCCACCGCCGGCACCGGGGACGTCCTCGCCGGGGTCCTGGGCACCCTGCTCGCCGCCGGGCTGCCCGGACCGGACGCCGCGACCCTGGCCGCGATCCTGCACGGCCGAGCCGGGCGCCGGGCCTCCCGGGACGGGGTGCTGCCCCTGGTCGCCCTCGACGTCGCCGCACACGTCCCGGAGGCACTCGGGACTATCCTGGCGGGCGCCCTGACGTGA
- the tsaB gene encoding tRNA (adenosine(37)-N6)-threonylcarbamoyltransferase complex dimerization subunit type 1 TsaB: protein MLLGIDTSGAVSVAVARGALVEAAPPEVLAVRGDDRARHHDEVLLARIDEAMREAGAERRDLTGIVVGRGPGPFTGLRVGLVAARSIAGVLDLPLHGLSSLDALAHQALAGASVGGAAPVTVGVALDARRREVYHARYRRAADGTVTREAGPAVDAPAEVAAELTACDLLVGSGTGLYPELLPATAEMAHADAGHLILAAAQLSAQGADLSDTAPLYLREPDAAKPTARKSALGR, encoded by the coding sequence ATGCTGCTGGGAATCGACACCTCCGGAGCGGTGAGCGTCGCCGTCGCCCGCGGCGCCCTCGTCGAGGCCGCGCCACCGGAGGTCCTCGCCGTCCGCGGCGATGACCGCGCCCGTCACCACGACGAAGTGCTACTGGCCCGGATCGACGAGGCGATGCGGGAGGCCGGTGCCGAGCGCCGGGACCTCACCGGCATCGTCGTCGGCCGCGGGCCGGGCCCGTTCACCGGGCTGCGCGTGGGGCTGGTCGCCGCCCGCAGCATCGCCGGGGTGCTGGACCTCCCGCTGCACGGCCTCAGTTCGCTCGACGCCCTTGCGCACCAGGCCCTGGCCGGGGCGAGCGTCGGCGGGGCGGCACCGGTCACGGTCGGTGTCGCACTGGACGCGCGTCGCCGCGAGGTCTACCACGCCCGCTACCGGCGCGCCGCCGACGGCACGGTGACCCGCGAGGCCGGTCCTGCCGTCGACGCCCCGGCAGAGGTCGCCGCCGAGCTCACCGCCTGCGACCTCCTCGTCGGCTCCGGCACCGGGCTGTACCCGGAACTGCTCCCGGCCACCGCCGAGATGGCGCACGCCGACGCCGGGCACCTGATCCTCGCCGCCGCGCAGCTGAGCGCCCAGGGCGCGGACCTCTCCGACACCGCGCCGCTGTACCTGCGGGAGCCCGACGCCGCCAAGCCCACCGCGCGCAAGAGCGCTCTGGGTCGCTGA
- the tsaE gene encoding tRNA (adenosine(37)-N6)-threonylcarbamoyltransferase complex ATPase subunit type 1 TsaE, which translates to MSGLEVRTHDAAGTRIAAAALAGVLRAGDLLVLDGPLGAGKTTFTQGLGEGLGVRGPIASPTFVIERVHPSLTGGPALVHVDAYRLGGGGDIDDLDLEADLDASVTVVEWGRDRVEHLVDSFLLIELERPDQVEDPEDPDESRALRLTPSGGRWDEAARAALAAAVTALEGSATAEENR; encoded by the coding sequence GTGAGCGGCCTCGAGGTCCGCACCCACGACGCGGCCGGCACCCGCATCGCCGCCGCGGCGCTCGCCGGCGTGCTGCGCGCCGGGGACCTGCTGGTGCTGGACGGCCCTCTCGGCGCCGGGAAGACCACCTTCACCCAGGGGCTCGGCGAGGGCCTCGGGGTGCGCGGCCCCATCGCGTCGCCGACCTTCGTCATCGAGCGCGTCCACCCCAGCCTGACCGGCGGGCCCGCCCTCGTGCACGTGGACGCCTACCGTCTCGGAGGGGGCGGTGACATCGACGACCTCGACCTCGAGGCCGATCTCGACGCCTCCGTCACGGTCGTCGAATGGGGCCGCGACCGGGTCGAGCACCTCGTGGACTCCTTCCTGCTCATCGAACTGGAGCGGCCCGACCAGGTCGAGGATCCGGAAGATCCCGACGAGTCCCGCGCCCTGCGCCTGACGCCGAGCGGCGGCCGTTGGGACGAGGCGGCGCGGGCCGCGCTCGCTGCCGCTGTGACCGCGCTCGAGGGATCCGCCACCGCCGAGGAGAACCGCTGA
- a CDS encoding GNAT family N-acetyltransferase, whose protein sequence is MPAGTGSAAAAGPWALRPVTPEDIEVIAHAELELFPDEAWNVFQLAEEISHRDRRYVLAAEGAEAGGSLLGYAGIMLAGDLADLHTIGTLREGAGIGRALLIWCEEQARAGGAVRMLLEVREDNDRARRFYAAAGYREIDRRRGYYPIRGRRIDALVLERTLTA, encoded by the coding sequence ATGCCCGCCGGGACGGGCAGCGCGGCTGCCGCGGGGCCGTGGGCCCTGCGCCCGGTCACTCCCGAGGACATCGAGGTGATCGCCCACGCCGAGCTCGAGCTGTTCCCCGACGAGGCCTGGAACGTCTTCCAGCTCGCCGAGGAGATCTCCCACCGCGACCGTCGTTACGTCCTGGCCGCCGAGGGAGCCGAAGCGGGTGGGAGCCTGCTCGGATACGCCGGGATCATGCTCGCCGGCGACCTGGCCGACCTGCACACCATCGGCACTCTCCGCGAAGGCGCCGGCATCGGCCGCGCGCTGCTGATCTGGTGCGAGGAGCAGGCCCGCGCCGGGGGCGCCGTGCGGATGCTGCTCGAGGTGCGGGAGGACAACGACCGGGCGCGCCGCTTCTACGCTGCGGCCGGCTACCGCGAGATCGACCGGCGCCGCGGCTACTACCCGATCCGCGGCAGGCGCATCGACGCGCTGGTCCTGGAGCGCACGCTGACCGCGTGA